The genome window GGGCAGCTTTCTTCTCCTGAGAGAGGGACCTGGGGAAGGTGAGTGCTTGGTACTCATCTCAGCTCTAGCCATACTCCCCAAACTTTCACAGGGCTGCAATGTCCAATTAAAAAGTCAAGCCATGATTGGTTCCTTGAGTGGGCTGATGCCCCTTCGGATTTCAAGAAGCCTCTTTGTCCCTAGGCAGTTTACCAGTCTTTACCAGTCTTCTACCTTGTAGCCATTGCCAACTACCTACAATGTGAGAGAGAGCTCTTAAGCTCCATGCCTCCAGGATTCCTAGAATAAGCTGCcgtggatggactttggtaagatcagccagctttggaaccaactcagagaacgCTTAGTCAGTTAGCCAGTAAtattttagctagttagaacatatttagatcagcaagctgttgttttctgccttgcctaaatgcttttcAAGAGCAGTTTCTGCTTTGCAAACactcctatgttctttctttaataaactccaataaatatattttacctgcctgtgtccagtGTGGCTTACCAAAGAGGTACACATactcaaaagaacccaggaaTCCGGGGTGCTTCAAAACAAatgaccagagctcttagaggctcctaggggtCCTCCTGAGTGGCTAGGAAAGCCATCAGGGacgggggatgagagtctctgggtcAATACACTCAGGCACACAGCACCTTCTTGGCATTCAGATGTTCCTGCTTTAAGTCCCTGGACTCTCCAATTAAAAAGGATCTCAGTTATAGGGAACGGAAAGATCTCTTTGGCCCTAGAACCTGCTGCCTGTCAAAGTGCACAGTATTGGGCTCCAGGGACCAACGGTATATCAGGCAGATTTATACGAGTCTACTGAAAAAGATTTAAGGCGATTCGGTGATGCTCGATCTGTGACGCCTTCTTCACACATGCATGTCCCCATGTCATGGAGGCCAATGGAACTAATTACCCTGTTGGTGGTGGTTGGGTTGTTACTGAAGGTCTTCAGGTTGAGGCTGGACAGCCACTAATGAGGGCTGCTCTAAATTCGGCTTTCTTGTTTTGAATAGGGGGGTTGTACTAGCCGGCATGTAAGATCACTTGCGGTTCTCTGATTCTGACTATCTGAAAGTGCAGAGCTGAAACCCTGCCCCATGTTACAACCAGtgtgccctccccacccccaagattTTTCAACACACACCAAGCAAGGAAACTGTGTTCCAAGGAGCCTCTAGACCATGCTTTATTTGCAAATGGAACCGTAACACAACCAACATTTGAATCATTTGATGACGGAAAGTAAACACAAATGGGCAGATGCTATTTGACACTGGCAGGCAGAGTTATATTCTAAAGAAATCAGAGATGGGGGCGGGGAAATTAATGAACGAGGAGGAAAGGTGCCAACTCTCAAACTGCCCCCTTCCCCCTgtagctgtccctttaatggcagtttgatctgcagcaatgaGCAGGTGGCGACAGCGTGCTCCAAGCCATGAAAAGCTTTTCCTGCTGATGTCTGCTTagcaaacctctgttaaaggcaTAGGAGCAAGCTAAGCAGGGGGTTCTTTTTCCGGTCAGTTGGCAACTTTCAGTGGGAGACGAGTCAGGGGCCCCCACATCCagaggcaaaaaggggctggggaaaggaagggctgAAGGCAGTGCTAGCAGTTGGTGAACGTTTTCCAGAAGAAGTTTTTGCAGGGGGTTTTGCGGTCTCGCTGGGTGGTCTGGGACAGCTGGTCAACTACGGAGTGTTCTTCGTTCAGCTCGCTTTCAAGCGGATCCTCCGAGTAGAAGGAAGCTGTAGCATCATGGTGTGCTTCCACCTGATCCAGGAGATCTGCCAGCATCTTCAGAACCAGGCCTTTCCGGGCTTTGAACTGCTCCTGTGGTCAGAGAATGAGACAGACAGAAGGTGGAGAGGTTTTCTGCCTTGCTGGACAGTTCAAGCAACAATGTGTTGTGTGTGCGTTTTTTGGGACGGGGGAAGGAGATTGGTGGGGCACTCCAAGTGGCATGCCTAGGTACAGGGGAGGTTTCCACCAGTGTGACAAAATGCAAAGAAAGGCAAGTTCCTTCTCTCTTGAATTTTGCAGTGGAGGGAACTGCAATAATTGGTGCATCTCCCACCCCTGCATGACAGGCGGCCCTCACAAAGTCCCCTCTTTCTTTTACAGAACTGATCAAAGGAAACCAGCCCTCTTCTTTCTCCCTGGTCAGCCCCGGGGGAACTTCAGTAGCCCTGctctgtagtagtagtagtagtagtagtagtagtagtagtagtagtatttatatactgctcttctagacagattagtgtacCGCTAAAAGCGATGAAGGAAGTTCGTGTTGttattatccgcacaatacaGCTTGGAACCCAGAAATAATTTGCTACTGACCACGCAGCCATGTGAGAGCCAAATGGCATGATTCCGTATGTAATTTGTCTCTAAACAGCCATGGAGATGGTTGGACATAGGTAAGGGCTGTCCACTTTTAGACTAGTCCCTCTAGCTGTAATTTGGGCTGCTGCAATGAGCAGATGGCTCATTATTTAACCTTCATCTCCTGAAAAGCTTCAATTGCCCATTTCCACTCACTAAATTTCTTTTAAAGAGGCAGGacgtttccccccaccctttctagTTAAACAGCTTAAACCTGATGAAAATCATTTGAATTTTCATCTGTTTCTGCAAATATGATTAGAACAGATTAAAGCTCTTGTGCCTTTGCAATCTTTAGCAATAGACAAAAAAACCAACAGCCGTTTTCTTTAACACGACATCTCCACCCCAGGTGGTGCCGTACCTGTTAGGTTTCTGCAAGTCGTCTTCCTGATAACAGGAAATGACatgcctggagttggcaaccctactgttttTTACATGCTTGTGGATGAAAATGGATTTTTCAAGACCTGGCTCTGACAATCTTGAACGTGTGGCTATACCATAGTGAGACAAACTTCCTGTTTCTGAGATTAGATCCTTGGAAGATGAGATGAGAAACAACAGCTGGAGTCACAATGATTCACAAAACCCACCCCAAATAATCTCCATGGCTCCAATGATTCATTCCTTCTTAGACTGCCCCATCAAGAGTTCAGATATGAAGGATGCATTGGAACCACAATCCAAAGCAAAACATGTGGGTCCAGAGAATGTGCAGTTTGGGAGGAAGGGTATTCTTTCCCAATGAAGAAATCTCCCTTttccttaataacaacaacaaaacctcccccaccttgttccctccttttgtctttcccactttctttccttttccttctctttctttctcacatTTGCTACTTTCTCttaccctttctctttccttttccttctctttctttctcacatTTGCTACTTTCTCTTAccctttctctttcattttccttctttctcccatttgctaCTTTCTCttactctttctctttccttttccttctctttctttctcacatTTGCTACTTTCTCTtaccctttctctttctttttccatctttctcccatttcctgttttctcttaccctttctctttctttttccttctgtttctttctctcattTGCTATTTTCTCTtaccctttctctttctttttccttctttctctcatttttattttctcttacccattcttccccccttctctttctttctcacatGTCCTATTTTCTCTTACCCATTCTCAGTGCAGCATGAACTCTAGcaatcctttccttcctttcccttctttcctccctcctcctttatTCAGCTCCCCCTTCTCCATACCTTTGCtcatctcttcttcttcttttctcaggACTCCCCCCCTTTCTTCCTGTCGCTTCTGGCTTTGCTCCCTCTTTAACCTTACCTGGTTTCTGttcaacaagcccttcttgcgCTCAGCCtcctagccagccagccagccacttcATAATCCCCTTTAAAGTGCTTAAAATCTGGCAAGAACACCCCAATGCCCTTTATAGCAATTCCTGAAGGAATGGCATTCCTTTGGACTCACCCTACTGCTCTGAACCGAAAACTTGTCTTCGCCTGGCAACGCTGATGCTCTCATGctccagaacagcagcagcactgCTGCGAGATTGGCCACCAGCTGCATGATAAATGGGGATCTGGGAGCTCTTTGGATCAGGCAGGGCTGCTCCTTAGTTCGATGCTTTCTCAGAAGGTGGCTGCAGCCCCTTTTATAAAGCCCTCCCAGAGCAGTGCAAAGTGACGCACAGCGCAGAACAATCTCGCAGGCCAATGAGACTTCGGAGGAGCGTGGGCAGAAAGGCTGCTCGAGGAGGGAGAGAACCGGGAAGGCCCCCTGAAAAGTAACATAGCCAGGGAATGATATAAACAAAAGGTGGAGGAGAATTATAACCAAGCATCACttactttaaaacaaaataacacGTCACATTACTTTCAAACCACCATTCTTCTAGTGACTTCACGTAGCACAGGCAGACATGAAACCGGTTTTCTGAGTTTGGTGGTTCTTTTTGCTTTCGTGGACTAGGACACATCTACAAAATCCAGCACGTGGTCTTTGCCATGGAAGTCTGAATTATTTTCACATGTTATATACAGGTTGTTATCGGCAAGCAGGCAATTAACTGTGCATTGCATTTTCCATTCAAACGCATAGAGAGCAGCATAAAAGATTGTagagtttaggtgggtagccatgttgttctgcagtacaGCAGCAGGATTTgcgtccagtggccccttagacactaacaagattttcagggtgtaagctttcgagagtcacagcccccttcttcagacattCTTCAGAGTGTCTCTGAAGAACAGTCCTGTGTAGAGTTTTCTTCCAGTCTAATCCTAATGaatttagactggagaaactgccTAGGCAAATCTGCAAAATGATACACAATAAAACCATTTGTGAGCATGATGCATACAAATGCACATCTACATTTATTTATATCTCTTTCTGTAGGGAATACAAATAACTTGGGGGGAAAATAATTGATGATTTAAACTAATTCCCCAAATGCCTTGATGTTCTAGTGTGTGACTAAGATTTGCTACCTTGTTCTGCACCGAGGCTTGGCAGATCAGGACTGGCTGGTTTGGTTCTCATTACTTTCTACTGGCGGACAAAGTGGCTGGTGCTGGTAGGTGCAGTGGTAGGTTAAAGGGCAGGGACTGAAGAGGGGGGAGGAATTGGGGGGCTGTGGTTGGGGAAAGCCCCAGAATTCTCTACCAGAGCTTGAGGGGCCTTTATCTGTTCTTCaatattttcttttccatttccatGAACATCCCTTCCAGGAGGGCTTCTGTCTGCTCCATCATAGCAGGCTTTCAAGCAACAGGCAGAGACGGTTCCATTTCTGAGAGAGTTTGCAGAAGTTTGAACTTCCCTGCTTAATCATGTtggtgttttaatgatgtgtattaCATTACAATATTTTATGATGATTTTAAGGATTCTGTACAGTGGGCTTTATAATATTGTTGGCCTCCTTGGGAAACTTTTTCAAAAAGTCAGggtattaaatattttaataaaatagtaCATCAATACATTCCTGAACACAAGCAAACAGGTTGTTCTATTAGAAACATTCTGTATGAAGATAGTCAGTTCTAGAGAAGGGCAcggaccgaaatacgaaccaaagtttgtcatgaaccaggctggggtttttttggttcatcggagggcatttctgacgaaccatgacAAACCACAacgatttttaggctggtttgtttggttcatttttcggatCAACAAACAAGTCACCCGTGCCAAAAATTAGAAGCTTTCATTGGTTAATCTGCCAGTGAAATTAGGCGGCTCTAACAGTTTTATAGCTGTATGCAAATCCGGCTTTCCCTCTCCGCAAAGCAACTGTGATC of Eublepharis macularius isolate TG4126 chromosome 17, MPM_Emac_v1.0, whole genome shotgun sequence contains these proteins:
- the LOC129344404 gene encoding somatostatin-2-like, producing MQLVANLAAVLLLFWSMRASALPGEDKFSVQSSREQFKARKGLVLKMLADLLDQVEAHHDATASFYSEDPLESELNEEHSVVDQLSQTTQRDRKTPCKNFFWKTFTNC